A single genomic interval of Cucumis sativus cultivar 9930 chromosome 5, Cucumber_9930_V3, whole genome shotgun sequence harbors:
- the LOC101219001 gene encoding E3 ubiquitin-protein ligase ORTHRUS 2, producing the protein MTEEDAKEQLKGTELQARKTQVTQLPCDGDGICMLCKAKPSDVETITCKTCVTPWHVSCLSSPPETLASTLQWDCPDCSTPPEDVILPPPGNHSFPTAPSSDLVTSIRAIEADVSLTDREKANKRQELLSGKLQSDKDDHDTNKEKIKKGDNVFDLIDERLNCSFCMQLPERPVTTPCGHNFCLKCFQKWIGQGKNTCAKCRSVIPSKMASQPRINSTLVTVIRMAKLSKSFASGGSQKVYHFVHNQNRPDKAYTTDRAQKKGKANAASGKIFVTIPSDHFGPIPSENDPERNQGVLVGECWEDRLECRQWGAHFPHVAGIAGQSSIGAQSVVLSGGYQDDEDHGEWFLYTGSGGRDLSGNKRTSKDQSFDQKFEKSNKALQVSCAKGYPVRVVRSHKEKRSSYAPEKGLRYDGVYRIEKCWRKVGIQGFKVCRYLFVRCDNDPAPWASDEHGDRPRPLPAISELKKATDITERKEGPSWDFDVKDSRWKWAKDPPTSKKPVEAQDSTGKRTRIKIRQSHNMSVQEKLLKEFSCLICREVMSLPITTPCAHNFCKSCLEGAFVGKTFLRERKTGGRALRSQKNVLTCPCCPTDISDFLQNLQVNRELLDVIETLKSKIEEEKLCEEEEIDEEEENDEDGDENEGKGKDESNSPVETRKRAKVVDDLE; encoded by the exons ATGACGGAGGAAGATGCCAAAGAACAGCTGAAGGGTACAGAGCTTCAGGCAAGAAAAACCCAG GTTACTCAGTTGCCTTGCGATGGCGATGGCATTTGCATGCTCTGTAAGGCCAAACCTTCAGACGTGGAGACTATCACTTGCAAAACTTGCGTCACCCCGTGGCATGTTAGTTGTCTCTCTAGTCCCCCTGAAACCCTGGCATCCACCCTTCAATGGGACTGTCCTGATTGTTCCACCCCTCCTGAAGATGTTATCCTTCCTCCGCCAGGCAACCATTCATTCCCCACCGCGCCTTCTAGTGACCTTGTCACGTCGATTCGAGCCATTGAAGCCGATGTCTCTCTTACTGACCGTGAAAAGGCAAACAAGCGCCAGGAACTTCTCAGTGGAAAGTTGCAGTCCGACAAGGACGACCATGATACCAACaaggaaaagattaaaaagggAGATAATGTTTTTGATTTGATTGACGAGAGATTGAACTGTTCCTTCTGCATGCAGTTACCAGAAAGGCCTGTCACT ACTCCATGTGGCCACAATTTCTGCTTAAAATGTTTCCAGAAGTGGATTGGACAAGGAAAGAACACTTGTGCAAAGTGCCGCTCCGTGATTCCCTCCAAAATGGCTAGCCAGCCCCGTATTAACTCCACCCTTGTAACGGTCATTCGTATGGCTAAATTGTCAAAATCCTTTGCTTCTGGGGGATCTCAGAAGGTTTATCATTTTGTTCACAATCAAAATAGACCAGATAAAGCCTATACCACTGACCGGGcacaaaaaaaaggaaaagctaATGCTGCAagtggaaaaatatttgttacaaTTCCATCTGATCATTTTGGTCCTATTCCTTCCGAAAATGATCCTGAGAGGAACCAGGGTGTTCTGGTTGGTGAATGCTGGGAGGACAGGCTAGAATGTCGTCAATGGGGTGCTCACTTTCCACATGTTGCTGGTATAGCAGGACAATCAAGTATTGGTGCACAGTCGGTGGTTCTTTCTGGTGGCTACCAAGATGATGAAGATCATGGGGAGTGGTTTCTCTACACTGGAAG TGGGGGTCGAGACCTTAGTGGGAACAAGCGTACAAGCAAGGATCAATCTTTTGAccagaaatttgaaaaatcaaataaagcGCTACAAGTTAGTTGTGCGAAAGGTTACCCTGTTAGGGTTGTCAG GTCTCATAAAGAAAAGCGTTCCTCTTATGCTCCAGAGAAGGGATTGCGGTATGATGGAGTTTATAGGATTGAGAAGTGTTGGCGTAAAGTGGGAATTCAG GGCTTTAAGGTATGTcgatatttatttgttagatGCGACAATGATCCTGCTCCATGGGCAAG TGATGAACATGGAGATCGACCTAGACCCTTACCTGCAATTTCAGAGTTGAAAAAAGCCACAGATATTACGGAGAGGAAAGAAGGGCCATCGTGGGACTTTGAT gTGAAAGACAGTCGATGGAAGTGGGCTAAAGATCCACCAACGAGCAAGAAACCAGTTGAAGCTCAAGATTCTACTGGGAAGAGAACAAGGATAAAAATTAGGCAATCACATAATATGAGTGTTCAAGAAAAGTTACTGAAAG AGTTTAGCTGCCTTATTTGCCGGGAGGTGATGAGCTTGCCAATTACTACGCCTTGTGCTCATAACTTTTGCAAGTCATGCTTGGAAGGTGCTTTTGTGGGAAAGACATtcttgagagagagaaaaactgGTGGACGGGCTCTTAGATCTCAAAAGAATGTCTTGACTTGTCCTTGTTGCCCCACGGACATATCTGATTTTCTACAGAATCTTCAG GTAAATAGAGAGCTATTGGATGTGATAGAGACACTAAAAAGtaagattgaagaagaaaagctgtgtgaagaagaagagatagACGAGGAAGAGGAGAATGATGAGGATGGGGATGAGAATGAAGGTAAGGGAAAAGATGAAAGCAACAGTCCTGTGGAAACAAGAAAGCGAGCAAAGGTGGTGGAtgatttagaataa
- the LOC116401651 gene encoding uncharacterized protein LOC116401651 isoform X1 — protein sequence MAETEEQNNGCHLKPEAEAFKRAENVAETERKMMTPWEQHSAVISIPRFDYNAPSALLHRCQTGFLITCTIKREKSATKEAISILQKYVQYFNSSMSETLVVSDENETSKRRKVSEDVDHRSVGGESSTDEHAKETSLISTKSEAKVEKCSPISLVKLTRSGLLLFTFTKDISPDTVYIVKDIMQSLEARTLKSLAWCHRIFPIQATCSLNENDLQGVVSKLVLHFMNDKGNILSHPVKFAIGYNRRGIEETEMKKTFEDSSGVNVILGRDKCFSIVAAAVKGVVSDAIVDLKSPELCVLVELLPVSGLPSGSSVVGVSVLSNNLVTTKPRLCIKALTSDTKAKS from the exons ATGGCAGAGACAGAAGAACAGAACAATGGCTGCCACCTCAAACCTGAAGCAGAAGCGTTCAAACGTGCAGAAAATGTCGCTGAAACCGAAAGGAAAATGATGACGCCATGGGAGCAGCACTCTGCTGTCATAAGCATCCCTCGTTTCGACTACAATGCACCGTCTGCGCTTCTTCACCGTTGTCAGACAGGATTCCTCATCACTTGCACTATCA AGAGGGAGAAGAGTGCCACAAAAGAAGCTATCTCCATCCTTCAAAAG TATGTTCAGTACTTCAATAGTTCTATGTCAGAAACTTTGGTGGTATctgatgaaaatgaaacttcTAAACGGAGGAAAGTTTCAGAGGACGTTGATCATAGAAGCGTTGGAGGGGAAAGTAGTACTG ATGAACATGCTAAAGAAACTTCTTTGATTTCTACAAAGAGTGAggcaaaagtagaaaaatgtTCTCCTATTTCACTAGTGAAGCTGACGCGGAGTGGTTTGCTTTTGTTTACCTTTACAAAGGATATCTCTCCTGATACTGTTTATATTGTCAAAGACATAATGCAGTCTCTAGAAGCAAGGACTTTGAAGTCACTCGC TTGGTGCCATCGCATATTCCCCATCCAGGCTACTTGCTCCTTGAATGAAAATGATCTCCAGGGCGTTGTATCAAAGCTCGTTCTTCATTTCATGAATGATAAAGGAAACATTCTTTCACACCCTGTAAAG TTTGCAATAGGGTACAACAGAAGAGGAATTGAAGAGACAGAGATGAAGAAAACTTTCGAAGATAGTTCTGGTGTTAATGTTATTCTGGGACGTGATAAATGTTTTAGCATTGTGGCTGCTGCCGTGAAAGGTGTGGTCTCGGACGCCATTGTAGATTTGAAATCTCCAGAG CTTTGCGTTCTTGTTGAGCTGCTTCCTGTTTCTGGGTTGCCTTCTGGATCATCGGTAGTGGGGGTGTCGGTTCTTTCAAACAATCTTGTTACTACGAAGCCTCGACTTTGCATCAAAGCTTTGACTTCAGATACCAAAGCAAAGAGCTGA
- the LOC116401651 gene encoding uncharacterized protein LOC116401651 isoform X2: MHRLRFFTVVRQDSSSLALSYVQYFNSSMSETLVVSDENETSKRRKVSEDVDHRSVGGESSTDEHAKETSLISTKSEAKVEKCSPISLVKLTRSGLLLFTFTKDISPDTVYIVKDIMQSLEARTLKSLAWCHRIFPIQATCSLNENDLQGVVSKLVLHFMNDKGNILSHPVKFAIGYNRRGIEETEMKKTFEDSSGVNVILGRDKCFSIVAAAVKGVVSDAIVDLKSPELCVLVELLPVSGLPSGSSVVGVSVLSNNLVTTKPRLCIKALTSDTKAKS; the protein is encoded by the exons ATGCACCGTCTGCGCTTCTTCACCGTTGTCAGACAGGATTCCTCATCACTTGCACTATCA TATGTTCAGTACTTCAATAGTTCTATGTCAGAAACTTTGGTGGTATctgatgaaaatgaaacttcTAAACGGAGGAAAGTTTCAGAGGACGTTGATCATAGAAGCGTTGGAGGGGAAAGTAGTACTG ATGAACATGCTAAAGAAACTTCTTTGATTTCTACAAAGAGTGAggcaaaagtagaaaaatgtTCTCCTATTTCACTAGTGAAGCTGACGCGGAGTGGTTTGCTTTTGTTTACCTTTACAAAGGATATCTCTCCTGATACTGTTTATATTGTCAAAGACATAATGCAGTCTCTAGAAGCAAGGACTTTGAAGTCACTCGC TTGGTGCCATCGCATATTCCCCATCCAGGCTACTTGCTCCTTGAATGAAAATGATCTCCAGGGCGTTGTATCAAAGCTCGTTCTTCATTTCATGAATGATAAAGGAAACATTCTTTCACACCCTGTAAAG TTTGCAATAGGGTACAACAGAAGAGGAATTGAAGAGACAGAGATGAAGAAAACTTTCGAAGATAGTTCTGGTGTTAATGTTATTCTGGGACGTGATAAATGTTTTAGCATTGTGGCTGCTGCCGTGAAAGGTGTGGTCTCGGACGCCATTGTAGATTTGAAATCTCCAGAG CTTTGCGTTCTTGTTGAGCTGCTTCCTGTTTCTGGGTTGCCTTCTGGATCATCGGTAGTGGGGGTGTCGGTTCTTTCAAACAATCTTGTTACTACGAAGCCTCGACTTTGCATCAAAGCTTTGACTTCAGATACCAAAGCAAAGAGCTGA
- the LOC116401651 gene encoding uncharacterized protein LOC116401651 isoform X3: MEVYVYVQYFNSSMSETLVVSDENETSKRRKVSEDVDHRSVGGESSTDEHAKETSLISTKSEAKVEKCSPISLVKLTRSGLLLFTFTKDISPDTVYIVKDIMQSLEARTLKSLAWCHRIFPIQATCSLNENDLQGVVSKLVLHFMNDKGNILSHPVKFAIGYNRRGIEETEMKKTFEDSSGVNVILGRDKCFSIVAAAVKGVVSDAIVDLKSPELCVLVELLPVSGLPSGSSVVGVSVLSNNLVTTKPRLCIKALTSDTKAKS; encoded by the exons ATGGAGGTATACGTG TATGTTCAGTACTTCAATAGTTCTATGTCAGAAACTTTGGTGGTATctgatgaaaatgaaacttcTAAACGGAGGAAAGTTTCAGAGGACGTTGATCATAGAAGCGTTGGAGGGGAAAGTAGTACTG ATGAACATGCTAAAGAAACTTCTTTGATTTCTACAAAGAGTGAggcaaaagtagaaaaatgtTCTCCTATTTCACTAGTGAAGCTGACGCGGAGTGGTTTGCTTTTGTTTACCTTTACAAAGGATATCTCTCCTGATACTGTTTATATTGTCAAAGACATAATGCAGTCTCTAGAAGCAAGGACTTTGAAGTCACTCGC TTGGTGCCATCGCATATTCCCCATCCAGGCTACTTGCTCCTTGAATGAAAATGATCTCCAGGGCGTTGTATCAAAGCTCGTTCTTCATTTCATGAATGATAAAGGAAACATTCTTTCACACCCTGTAAAG TTTGCAATAGGGTACAACAGAAGAGGAATTGAAGAGACAGAGATGAAGAAAACTTTCGAAGATAGTTCTGGTGTTAATGTTATTCTGGGACGTGATAAATGTTTTAGCATTGTGGCTGCTGCCGTGAAAGGTGTGGTCTCGGACGCCATTGTAGATTTGAAATCTCCAGAG CTTTGCGTTCTTGTTGAGCTGCTTCCTGTTTCTGGGTTGCCTTCTGGATCATCGGTAGTGGGGGTGTCGGTTCTTTCAAACAATCTTGTTACTACGAAGCCTCGACTTTGCATCAAAGCTTTGACTTCAGATACCAAAGCAAAGAGCTGA
- the LOC116401651 gene encoding uncharacterized protein LOC116401651 isoform X4: MEYVQYFNSSMSETLVVSDENETSKRRKVSEDVDHRSVGGESSTDEHAKETSLISTKSEAKVEKCSPISLVKLTRSGLLLFTFTKDISPDTVYIVKDIMQSLEARTLKSLAWCHRIFPIQATCSLNENDLQGVVSKLVLHFMNDKGNILSHPVKFAIGYNRRGIEETEMKKTFEDSSGVNVILGRDKCFSIVAAAVKGVVSDAIVDLKSPELCVLVELLPVSGLPSGSSVVGVSVLSNNLVTTKPRLCIKALTSDTKAKS; the protein is encoded by the exons ATGGAG TATGTTCAGTACTTCAATAGTTCTATGTCAGAAACTTTGGTGGTATctgatgaaaatgaaacttcTAAACGGAGGAAAGTTTCAGAGGACGTTGATCATAGAAGCGTTGGAGGGGAAAGTAGTACTG ATGAACATGCTAAAGAAACTTCTTTGATTTCTACAAAGAGTGAggcaaaagtagaaaaatgtTCTCCTATTTCACTAGTGAAGCTGACGCGGAGTGGTTTGCTTTTGTTTACCTTTACAAAGGATATCTCTCCTGATACTGTTTATATTGTCAAAGACATAATGCAGTCTCTAGAAGCAAGGACTTTGAAGTCACTCGC TTGGTGCCATCGCATATTCCCCATCCAGGCTACTTGCTCCTTGAATGAAAATGATCTCCAGGGCGTTGTATCAAAGCTCGTTCTTCATTTCATGAATGATAAAGGAAACATTCTTTCACACCCTGTAAAG TTTGCAATAGGGTACAACAGAAGAGGAATTGAAGAGACAGAGATGAAGAAAACTTTCGAAGATAGTTCTGGTGTTAATGTTATTCTGGGACGTGATAAATGTTTTAGCATTGTGGCTGCTGCCGTGAAAGGTGTGGTCTCGGACGCCATTGTAGATTTGAAATCTCCAGAG CTTTGCGTTCTTGTTGAGCTGCTTCCTGTTTCTGGGTTGCCTTCTGGATCATCGGTAGTGGGGGTGTCGGTTCTTTCAAACAATCTTGTTACTACGAAGCCTCGACTTTGCATCAAAGCTTTGACTTCAGATACCAAAGCAAAGAGCTGA